A genome region from Actinomycetota bacterium includes the following:
- a CDS encoding glycosyltransferase family 4 protein, with translation MRIAVVHGYFLGDSGSAVYVRELSRQFARDGHEVTLVCQERAPETYDFIDTFFKLRPGNLEMDEIFSRSRPYSGACRLVRPDIRDNLLTYVASSDTRFRNTTFQEASVTLINEYLEDNITALKTVWQTWPQDFVQANHAIMQPYETAASLNGSAPFCATIHGSALNFSVKTDLRLVPYFTEGVKKAAAVVALSEDSARDVISYAAGLDLDISGKTEVISPGVDTDRFNPDAGTAPAEDRIMMVGRLLWTKGTHYAVAAVPLISQSGRDVKLTLAGDGPMRKPLEEFVGLLNEGRLADARQLIKEEPELKASAEHGPVIPDFGWEEEELYAKAAAGNMKNRIRFAGHLTHEQLAPLMAGSDISMMPSVFPEAYGLAAVEGLSAGAVPVASYHSGLKAPLDVVDAELKDPVLKSLIPGIPLTRALADCVVHVLDRYPTKDTVFRKKLHALAEKRFSWAKTSETYIMLFKE, from the coding sequence ATGAGGATCGCCGTTGTTCACGGCTACTTTCTGGGCGATTCGGGCAGCGCGGTTTATGTCAGGGAGCTAAGCCGTCAATTCGCGCGGGACGGACACGAGGTAACACTCGTCTGTCAGGAGCGGGCGCCGGAAACCTACGATTTTATCGACACATTCTTCAAACTGCGGCCAGGCAACCTGGAAATGGATGAGATCTTCTCGCGCTCCCGGCCTTATTCAGGCGCATGCCGTTTGGTCAGGCCGGACATAAGAGATAATCTGCTGACGTACGTCGCTTCATCGGACACAAGATTTAGGAACACAACGTTTCAAGAGGCTTCGGTGACGCTGATTAATGAATATCTAGAGGACAACATCACCGCGCTTAAGACTGTTTGGCAGACCTGGCCGCAAGATTTTGTTCAAGCCAACCATGCCATTATGCAGCCTTACGAAACCGCAGCCTCACTGAACGGGTCGGCGCCGTTTTGCGCGACCATCCACGGGAGCGCTTTGAATTTCTCGGTCAAAACGGACTTGAGGCTGGTGCCTTATTTTACGGAAGGCGTCAAGAAGGCGGCCGCGGTGGTCGCCCTGAGCGAGGACAGCGCCCGCGACGTAATTTCGTACGCGGCGGGTTTGGACCTGGATATAAGCGGGAAGACTGAGGTTATATCGCCGGGGGTCGATACGGACCGATTTAATCCGGATGCCGGGACTGCGCCGGCGGAGGATCGGATCATGATGGTCGGAAGGCTCTTGTGGACCAAGGGGACTCACTACGCCGTGGCTGCTGTCCCCTTGATCAGCCAGTCAGGCCGCGATGTAAAACTTACCCTGGCAGGCGACGGCCCGATGCGGAAACCGCTTGAGGAGTTTGTCGGCTTGCTGAATGAAGGCCGCCTCGCTGACGCCAGGCAATTAATTAAAGAGGAACCTGAGCTTAAGGCTTCCGCCGAGCATGGCCCTGTTATTCCGGATTTCGGTTGGGAGGAAGAGGAGTTATACGCCAAAGCGGCCGCGGGCAATATGAAGAATAGGATCCGGTTTGCCGGGCATCTGACTCACGAGCAACTGGCGCCCCTTATGGCGGGTTCGGATATCTCCATGATGCCAAGCGTGTTTCCGGAAGCCTACGGATTGGCGGCGGTCGAAGGATTAAGCGCCGGCGCGGTCCCGGTAGCCAGCTATCATTCGGGTTTGAAAGCTCCTCTTGACGTGGTGGACGCCGAATTAAAAGACCCGGTCTTAAAATCGCTTATTCCGGGCATTCCTCTGACCAGAGCATTGGCCGACTGCGTAGTACACGTTCTGGATCGCTATCCAACAAAAGACACCGTTTTCCGAAAAAAACTGCACGCGTTGGCTGAGAAGCGGTTTTCGTGGGCGAAAACATCTGAAACGTATATAATGCTGTTCAAGGAGTGA
- the aroF gene encoding 3-deoxy-7-phosphoheptulonate synthase, with the protein MMIIMREGATDREIEHLIEKVKEQGVDVHVSKGAFATVIGLVGDTARARELPLATFPGVERVVPILKPFKLVNREFHQADTIVDVGGVKVGGTNFVVIAGPCSVEGRDEYLNIARFVKQTGAQMLRGGAFKPRSSPYAFQGLGEEGLKILAEAREETGLPVVTEVMDARDVDVVVKYADVLQIGARNMQNFTLLKAVGQATKPVMIKRGLSATIEEFLMAAEYVVSGGNKNVILCERGIRTFETYTRNTLDLSCVPLVKKLSHLPIIVDPSHGAGRWDIVEPLSVASVAVGAHGLMIEVHPNPEEAFSDGYESLKFDNFENLMKNVKQAARVFGKGM; encoded by the coding sequence ATGATGATAATTATGCGGGAGGGCGCGACCGACCGCGAAATAGAACACCTTATTGAAAAGGTTAAAGAGCAAGGCGTCGATGTACACGTCAGCAAGGGCGCGTTCGCCACGGTAATCGGTTTGGTCGGCGACACGGCCAGGGCCAGGGAACTGCCGCTGGCAACCTTCCCCGGCGTTGAGCGGGTCGTGCCGATTCTTAAACCGTTCAAGCTTGTAAACAGGGAATTCCATCAGGCAGATACGATCGTAGATGTCGGGGGCGTTAAGGTTGGGGGCACTAATTTTGTCGTCATCGCCGGACCATGTTCGGTGGAGGGGCGCGACGAATACCTAAACATCGCCCGCTTCGTAAAACAAACGGGCGCCCAGATGTTGCGCGGGGGCGCCTTTAAACCAAGAAGCTCTCCCTATGCTTTCCAGGGCTTGGGTGAAGAAGGATTAAAGATATTGGCGGAAGCCAGGGAGGAAACGGGTCTGCCGGTCGTTACGGAGGTCATGGACGCGCGCGACGTGGACGTAGTCGTCAAATACGCAGATGTTCTGCAGATCGGCGCCAGGAACATGCAGAATTTTACCCTCTTGAAGGCTGTCGGCCAGGCCACCAAGCCGGTTATGATCAAGCGGGGCTTGTCAGCAACCATTGAGGAGTTTCTAATGGCGGCGGAATATGTCGTCAGCGGCGGCAACAAGAACGTCATTTTGTGCGAGCGCGGCATCCGGACTTTTGAGACGTACACGCGCAATACACTTGACCTTAGCTGCGTACCGCTGGTTAAGAAACTATCGCATTTGCCGATCATCGTCGATCCGTCGCATGGCGCGGGCCGGTGGGATATCGTCGAACCGCTTAGCGTCGCCTCGGTGGCCGTTGGAGCGCACGGACTTATGATCGAGGTTCACCCGAATCCGGAAGAGGCTTTCAGTGATGGTTACGAGTCGCTGAAGTTCGACAATTTCGAGAACCTGATGAAAAATGTTAAGCAAGCGGCCCGGGTCTTCGGCAAAGGCATGTAG
- a CDS encoding prephenate dehydrogenase yields MPKIRSAAIVGTGLIGGSLGLALKNTRAVSFVSGCAGHPTTAIEAVRMGAIDRAFNTTEETVKDADIVFLATPVKAVQKEAEKALSAMKPGAILTDTASVKAGIVAALDKAAAKARVRFIGGHPMAGSELSGIGAANKDLFRNAAYILTPTEQTDPDALQETHNLLQTLGARVFTLNPDVHDRVVAAISHLPHVLSATLVNVASAEQSEFANIFKLAAGGFYDMTRIAGSSPDLWVEIVMENRSAIKELIYQYQAELETIAELLLADDEEGLRLKLENARRTRQDLPRLKPEELPLVFELTVAVPNHPKVLSDITMSVANLGVNIEDIQIVHSTEADSGILKLAILGETESKRVAEILEAKGYQVSVERRLK; encoded by the coding sequence ATGCCAAAAATCCGCTCCGCCGCTATTGTCGGGACCGGATTGATCGGAGGCTCACTGGGACTGGCGCTTAAGAACACTCGTGCCGTGTCTTTTGTGTCGGGCTGTGCCGGCCATCCGACGACGGCCATAGAAGCCGTCCGCATGGGAGCCATCGACCGGGCTTTCAACACAACCGAGGAGACCGTCAAAGACGCTGATATCGTCTTTCTGGCGACCCCGGTTAAAGCTGTGCAAAAGGAAGCCGAAAAAGCCCTGAGCGCTATGAAACCGGGCGCGATTCTCACAGATACGGCCAGCGTGAAAGCCGGTATCGTCGCGGCCCTGGACAAAGCAGCCGCGAAAGCCCGCGTCAGATTCATCGGAGGGCATCCGATGGCGGGGAGCGAGCTTTCTGGTATAGGGGCGGCCAACAAAGACCTTTTCAGGAACGCCGCCTATATATTGACGCCGACCGAACAGACCGATCCGGACGCCTTACAGGAAACACATAATCTTCTGCAGACTTTAGGCGCACGCGTGTTCACGCTTAATCCGGATGTTCACGACCGGGTGGTCGCGGCTATCAGCCATCTGCCTCACGTTTTATCAGCGACTTTAGTCAATGTGGCCAGCGCGGAGCAGAGCGAGTTCGCTAATATATTCAAGCTGGCCGCGGGCGGATTTTACGACATGACGCGGATTGCCGGGTCGTCTCCCGATTTGTGGGTGGAAATAGTCATGGAGAACCGGAGCGCCATAAAGGAACTTATATATCAATATCAAGCAGAGCTTGAGACAATCGCCGAGTTGCTGTTAGCGGACGACGAAGAGGGTCTGCGTTTGAAACTAGAAAACGCCCGCCGGACGCGTCAGGATCTGCCGCGCCTGAAGCCGGAAGAACTTCCGCTTGTATTTGAGCTGACGGTAGCCGTACCCAACCATCCGAAGGTGCTTAGCGACATTACGATGAGCGTGGCGAATCTTGGGGTTAATATCGAGGATATCCAGATAGTTCATTCGACCGAGGCTGATAGCGGGATTCTGAAACTGGCCATCCTTGGAGAAACGGAATCTAAACGGGTCGCCGAAATTCTGGAAGCCAAAGGTTATCAGGTCAGCGTGGAAAGGCGGCTTAAATGA
- the aroA gene encoding 3-phosphoshikimate 1-carboxyvinyltransferase, producing MTLTVQAADGLKGELNLPGDKSISHRAVILGAVADGDTTVKNFLNTGDCLSTVRCLTDLGVAVDGVGGQVVTIRGRGLTSLSEPRDVLDAGNSATTARLLTGLLSGQDFFSCLSGDDSLRERPMGRVTEPLGAMGAHISGREGGQKLPLAIKGGPLEAIEYKTPVASAQIKSALLLAGLYADGVTTVIEPHPSRDHTERLMEVMGAAVKTGENTVSITGGRALKGVTVEVPADMSSAAFFIVAALITRNSSFKLKQVGTNTTRIGLLDTLKNMGAVITYDAMSMKQREPRADIIIESSQLIGTRVGPELVPRLIDELPVLAVAATQAEGETVIKGAAELRVKETDRISAIVENLKKMGADIVATKDGMVIKGPVKLKGAVVDSYGDHRIAMAMAVAGLVAAGKTVIEDDACIDISFPGFEKVLNSVLS from the coding sequence ATGACGCTAACGGTCCAGGCGGCTGACGGTCTAAAAGGCGAGCTTAACCTGCCGGGCGATAAATCAATATCTCACCGCGCGGTTATTCTGGGCGCGGTCGCCGACGGAGACACGACGGTTAAAAATTTCCTGAACACAGGAGACTGCTTAAGCACGGTCCGATGCCTGACCGATTTGGGCGTGGCGGTCGACGGAGTCGGCGGACAGGTTGTTACCATACGCGGCCGGGGACTTACGTCGTTAAGTGAGCCGCGGGACGTGCTGGACGCCGGCAACTCAGCGACGACCGCGCGCCTGCTAACCGGGCTGCTGTCCGGGCAAGACTTTTTTTCCTGCCTAAGCGGTGACGACAGCTTAAGGGAACGGCCGATGGGCCGGGTGACGGAGCCTCTAGGCGCCATGGGAGCGCATATCTCAGGACGGGAAGGCGGACAAAAGTTGCCGCTGGCCATCAAGGGCGGGCCGCTTGAGGCGATAGAATATAAAACGCCCGTAGCCAGCGCCCAGATAAAATCCGCCCTTCTGTTAGCTGGATTATACGCGGACGGCGTAACGACCGTGATCGAGCCGCACCCGTCTCGCGACCATACGGAGCGGCTTATGGAGGTCATGGGCGCGGCCGTAAAAACCGGCGAGAATACCGTCAGCATAACCGGCGGCAGAGCCTTAAAAGGTGTAACCGTAGAGGTGCCGGCAGACATGAGTTCGGCCGCCTTCTTTATAGTCGCCGCGTTAATAACCCGCAATTCCTCGTTTAAGCTAAAACAAGTCGGCACCAACACAACAAGAATCGGGCTGTTGGACACGCTTAAAAACATGGGGGCGGTCATAACCTATGACGCGATGTCCATGAAACAGCGCGAGCCGAGAGCCGACATAATAATTGAATCCTCACAATTGATCGGAACCAGGGTAGGGCCAGAGCTTGTGCCCAGGCTGATTGACGAATTGCCCGTCCTGGCGGTCGCGGCCACGCAAGCCGAGGGAGAAACCGTTATAAAGGGAGCCGCGGAGCTGCGAGTAAAGGAAACCGATCGTATCAGCGCGATTGTTGAAAATCTAAAGAAAATGGGCGCCGATATCGTTGCCACCAAAGACGGGATGGTTATCAAGGGGCCCGTCAAACTCAAGGGCGCGGTGGTAGACTCGTACGGCGACCACCGCATCGCGATGGCTATGGCTGTAGCCGGACTTGTTGCCGCCGGAAAGACGGTAATCGAAGACGACGCATGCATTGACATATCTTTCCCCGGCTTCGAGAAGGTGTTGAATAGTGTCCTTAGCTGA
- the cmk gene encoding (d)CMP kinase — MSLADCGGLEKTVVAIDGPAGSGKSTVARQSARALGFDYVDTGAMYRAITLSALRQGIDPGDASALAKIAKESIVAFKQTADGSLRVTLNDKDITDGIRMPDVTANVSAVSAHAGVREALVDRQREMAAMALRGVVIEGRDVGTVVFPQAMLKIYLHASIEERARRRQKDLAQAGVSVDDGELVKLLKTRDRLDSSRDLSPLAKAGDAMVVDTTKMTIAEAVGLITRLTQEKRGAV; from the coding sequence GTGTCCTTAGCTGATTGCGGAGGGCTGGAAAAGACGGTCGTAGCCATTGACGGACCGGCCGGATCCGGCAAGAGCACGGTCGCCAGACAGTCCGCGCGGGCGCTAGGATTCGACTATGTCGACACGGGCGCGATGTATCGGGCTATAACCCTGTCCGCTCTCAGGCAAGGTATCGATCCGGGCGACGCCTCAGCCCTAGCCAAAATCGCGAAGGAATCAATCGTCGCGTTCAAACAAACCGCGGATGGTTCGTTAAGAGTCACGTTGAACGACAAGGATATTACCGACGGTATCAGAATGCCGGACGTAACGGCTAATGTGTCAGCCGTCTCGGCGCATGCCGGCGTTAGGGAAGCCCTGGTGGACCGTCAGCGGGAGATGGCCGCCATGGCTTTAAGAGGCGTCGTCATCGAAGGACGGGACGTCGGGACGGTCGTTTTCCCGCAGGCGATGCTAAAAATATATCTGCACGCGTCTATCGAGGAGAGGGCGCGCCGGCGGCAAAAGGACCTGGCGCAAGCAGGCGTCTCAGTTGACGATGGTGAACTCGTCAAGCTCTTAAAGACAAGGGACAGGCTGGATTCGTCGAGAGACCTTTCGCCTCTAGCCAAAGCTGGAGACGCGATGGTAGTGGATACCACGAAAATGACGATTGCTGAAGCCGTGGGGCTGATAACCCGGCTGACCCAAGAGAAAAGGGGAGCCGTCTAG
- a CDS encoding lysophospholipid acyltransferase family protein, with product MFFWIFRSIVVPLTRLFFRTSVRGSENVPLTGPVMLVANHQSNLDPVFLATGNPRRLFAMGKAELFVNPVSRLFYMGLGARPIKRGEPDRTGLKTILDLFYTGNVVILFPEGGRNHEPGLGPLEPGVIFIGDLTGVPILPAGISGSGKIWPKGNKVPRLPKVRVMFGRPFYLKDAVPPASSQAEKKKRNETALKFIGDQIKALTPDAF from the coding sequence GTGTTTTTCTGGATTTTTAGATCCATAGTCGTGCCGCTGACGCGTTTGTTTTTCCGGACGTCGGTAAGGGGGTCCGAAAACGTCCCTTTGACGGGTCCGGTCATGCTAGTCGCCAACCACCAAAGCAACCTGGACCCGGTATTTCTGGCGACCGGCAATCCGAGGCGGCTTTTCGCTATGGGCAAAGCGGAACTTTTTGTCAACCCTGTCTCGAGATTGTTTTATATGGGCCTCGGGGCGAGGCCGATCAAGCGGGGCGAGCCGGATCGGACAGGGCTGAAGACGATCCTGGATCTTTTCTATACCGGGAACGTGGTTATCTTGTTCCCTGAAGGCGGCCGCAATCACGAGCCTGGCCTCGGTCCTTTAGAACCCGGGGTAATTTTTATCGGCGATCTAACCGGTGTGCCGATTCTGCCGGCCGGCATATCGGGCAGCGGGAAGATCTGGCCGAAAGGTAATAAAGTGCCCAGGCTGCCAAAGGTACGGGTTATGTTCGGCCGGCCTTTCTACCTAAAAGACGCCGTCCCGCCGGCTTCGTCTCAGGCGGAGAAGAAAAAAAGAAACGAGACCGCCCTGAAATTCATCGGCGACCAGATCAAGGCGCTTACGCCGGACGCTTTCTGA